A genomic stretch from Onychostoma macrolepis isolate SWU-2019 chromosome 02, ASM1243209v1, whole genome shotgun sequence includes:
- the LOC131522836 gene encoding guanylate-binding protein 1-like isoform X2, whose amino-acid sequence MVKGAGGRESQRVQTVQDNTRQEQTQGNRSEMSDCLNKTSPRTEGGDSKNDGWIFCLAVLLSSTLVYNSRGTIDNTAVEKLHYVAELTEQIKIRSTEAADEEEGEDSEFVRFFPSFIWVVRDFTLDLEIDGKKVTDDDYLDFALNLKKGLSKKIRDYNLPRECIRRYFPCRKCFVFPFPVTSHKDMTRLEILQDQDLAQQFLEVTGHFCDHMFVNSAVKRLKGGHIVTGRLLGHLAEIYVDTISSGEVPCLDNAVVVLADLENQAAVQEALKVYQGGMEEVKKTLPISIENLTCEHQKFSSLATAKFTKRSFKDEKMEYLKKLEEAVCMCYTDLLEENEMASERKCRDLLKNLFSDMNKRLQDGEYSQSGGYELYKRDRDAIVEQYRREPNKGIRAEAVLEEFLKEREPEANSILCMDNKLAENEKQINKEKENAALLEQKLKEEEEKQIESKRMMETEKARHEDRVKQMQEKFNKELEQQQQEMDRAIESKLKVREEMLKKDFKEEADNLMEEIKNLKDEKERSHGGNIFKDYVMPFLCPLVETVPNLLMQRSMMKSLKKGLKR is encoded by the exons ATGGTCAAAGGGGCAGGCGGCAGGGAATCACAAAGAGTACAAACAGTCCAAGATAATACACGGCAGGAACAAACACAAGGAAACCGCTCGGAAATGTCAGACTGTCTAAACAAGACTTCACCCCGAACTGAAGGT GGAGACTCTAAGAATGACGGCTGGATCTTCTGTCTGGCTGTTCTGCTCAGCAGCACTCTGGTGTACAACAGCCGGGGCACTATTGATAACACTGCAGTGGAAAAGCTGCA CTACGTTGCTGAGCTCACTGAGCAGATCAAGATCAGATCGACAGAAGCAGCAGATGAGGAGGAAGGGGAAGATTCTGAGTTCGTGAGgtttttcccatcattcatCTGGGTCGTGAGAGATTTCACCTTGGATTTGGAAATTGATGGGAAGAAAGTGACAGATGACGATTACCTTGATTTTGCCCTCAATCTGAAGAAAG GTTTGAGTAAGAAAATTAGAGACTACAATCTGCCTCGTGAATGTATTAGGCGTTATTTCCCTTGCCGGAAGTGTTTTGTGTTCCCGTTTCCCGTTACCTCCCACAAAGACATGACACGCCTGGAGATCTTACAAGATCAGGACCTTGCACAACAATTTCTGGAGGTCACGGGACATTTCTGTGACCACATGTTTGTCAACAGTGCTGTGAAAAGACTGAAAGGAGGACACATAGTTACTGGCCGAT tGCTCGGGCATCTGGCTGAGATATATGTAGACACAATCAGCAGTGGTGAAGTGCCCTGTCTGGACAATGCAGTGGTTGTTCTGGCAGATCTAGAGAACCAGGCAGCTGTTCAAGAAGCTCTGAAAGTATATCAGGGAGGGATGGAAGAG GTGAAGAAGACATTACCAATCAGTATAGAAAATTTGACCTGTGAGCACCAGAAATTCAGCAGTCTGGCCACTGCTAAATTCACAAAACGCTCAttcaaagatgaaaaaatggAATACTTGAAGAAACTGGAG GAAGCTGTATGTATGTGCTATACAGACTTGTTGGAAGAGAATGAGATGGCATCAGAGAGAAAGTGCAGAGATCTGCTGAAGAATCTGTTCTCTGACATGAATAAACGGCTGCAGGATGGAGAGTACAGTCAGTCTGGAGGATATGAACTCTATAAAAGAGACAGAGACGCCATTGTTGAACAGTACCGCAGAGAACCCAACAAAGGTATAAGG GCTGAGGCTGTGCTGGAAGAGTTTCTGAAAGAACGGGAACCTGAAGCAAACAGCATCCTCTGCATGGATAATAAACTCgctgaaaatgagaaacaaattAATA AAGAGAAAGAGAACGCAGCTCTGCTGGAACAGAAGTTgaaagaagaggaggagaaacAAATTGAGAGTAAACGAATGATGGAGACAGAGAAAGCGAGGCATGAGGACAGGGTAAAACAGATGCAGGAGAAGTTCAACAAGGAGctggagcagcagcagcaggagaTGGACAGAGCCATTGAGAGCAAGCTGAAGGTGCGGGAGGAGATGCTAAAGAAAGACTTTAAGGAGGAAGCTGATAACCTTATGGAAGAAATAAagaatttaaaagatgaaaaggaACGCTCACATGGTGGTAACATATTTAAGGACTATGTGATGCCATTTCTTTGCCCTCTTGTAGAAACGGTTCCCAACCTCCTCATGCAGAGATCAATGATGAAAAGCCTGAAAAAGGGATTGAAACGTTAA
- the LOC131522836 gene encoding guanylate-binding protein 1-like isoform X1: MSCSKYMPAPVCLIENDENGQLHVRKEAKDILDGISEPVVVVSVVGLYRMGKSYLMNRLAGQQSGFALGSTIESKTKGIWMWCVPHPNKKGHTLVLLDTEGLGDVAKGDSKNDGWIFCLAVLLSSTLVYNSRGTIDNTAVEKLHYVAELTEQIKIRSTEAADEEEGEDSEFVRFFPSFIWVVRDFTLDLEIDGKKVTDDDYLDFALNLKKGLSKKIRDYNLPRECIRRYFPCRKCFVFPFPVTSHKDMTRLEILQDQDLAQQFLEVTGHFCDHMFVNSAVKRLKGGHIVTGRLLGHLAEIYVDTISSGEVPCLDNAVVVLADLENQAAVQEALKVYQGGMEEVKKTLPISIENLTCEHQKFSSLATAKFTKRSFKDEKMEYLKKLEEAVCMCYTDLLEENEMASERKCRDLLKNLFSDMNKRLQDGEYSQSGGYELYKRDRDAIVEQYRREPNKGIRAEAVLEEFLKEREPEANSILCMDNKLAENEKQINKEKENAALLEQKLKEEEEKQIESKRMMETEKARHEDRVKQMQEKFNKELEQQQQEMDRAIESKLKVREEMLKKDFKEEADNLMEEIKNLKDEKERSHGGNIFKDYVMPFLCPLVETVPNLLMQRSMMKSLKKGLKR, translated from the exons ATGTCTTGTAGTAAGTACATGCCAGCTCCAGTGTGTCTaattgaaaatgatgaaaatgggCAGCTGCATGTGAGAAAAGAGGCCAAAGACATTCTGGATGGGATCAGTGAGCCGGTGGTGGTGGTGTCTGTGGTGGGACTCTACCGAATGGGGAAGTCTTACCTTATGAACCGCCTGGCAGGACAACAGTCTG GCTTTGCTCTCGGCAGCACTATTGAATCAAAGACTAAAGGCATCTGGATGTGGTGTGTCCCTCACCCTAATAAAAAAGGACACACTCTGGTGCTGCTGGACACAGAGGGACTTGGGGATGTGGCAAAG GGAGACTCTAAGAATGACGGCTGGATCTTCTGTCTGGCTGTTCTGCTCAGCAGCACTCTGGTGTACAACAGCCGGGGCACTATTGATAACACTGCAGTGGAAAAGCTGCA CTACGTTGCTGAGCTCACTGAGCAGATCAAGATCAGATCGACAGAAGCAGCAGATGAGGAGGAAGGGGAAGATTCTGAGTTCGTGAGgtttttcccatcattcatCTGGGTCGTGAGAGATTTCACCTTGGATTTGGAAATTGATGGGAAGAAAGTGACAGATGACGATTACCTTGATTTTGCCCTCAATCTGAAGAAAG GTTTGAGTAAGAAAATTAGAGACTACAATCTGCCTCGTGAATGTATTAGGCGTTATTTCCCTTGCCGGAAGTGTTTTGTGTTCCCGTTTCCCGTTACCTCCCACAAAGACATGACACGCCTGGAGATCTTACAAGATCAGGACCTTGCACAACAATTTCTGGAGGTCACGGGACATTTCTGTGACCACATGTTTGTCAACAGTGCTGTGAAAAGACTGAAAGGAGGACACATAGTTACTGGCCGAT tGCTCGGGCATCTGGCTGAGATATATGTAGACACAATCAGCAGTGGTGAAGTGCCCTGTCTGGACAATGCAGTGGTTGTTCTGGCAGATCTAGAGAACCAGGCAGCTGTTCAAGAAGCTCTGAAAGTATATCAGGGAGGGATGGAAGAG GTGAAGAAGACATTACCAATCAGTATAGAAAATTTGACCTGTGAGCACCAGAAATTCAGCAGTCTGGCCACTGCTAAATTCACAAAACGCTCAttcaaagatgaaaaaatggAATACTTGAAGAAACTGGAG GAAGCTGTATGTATGTGCTATACAGACTTGTTGGAAGAGAATGAGATGGCATCAGAGAGAAAGTGCAGAGATCTGCTGAAGAATCTGTTCTCTGACATGAATAAACGGCTGCAGGATGGAGAGTACAGTCAGTCTGGAGGATATGAACTCTATAAAAGAGACAGAGACGCCATTGTTGAACAGTACCGCAGAGAACCCAACAAAGGTATAAGG GCTGAGGCTGTGCTGGAAGAGTTTCTGAAAGAACGGGAACCTGAAGCAAACAGCATCCTCTGCATGGATAATAAACTCgctgaaaatgagaaacaaattAATA AAGAGAAAGAGAACGCAGCTCTGCTGGAACAGAAGTTgaaagaagaggaggagaaacAAATTGAGAGTAAACGAATGATGGAGACAGAGAAAGCGAGGCATGAGGACAGGGTAAAACAGATGCAGGAGAAGTTCAACAAGGAGctggagcagcagcagcaggagaTGGACAGAGCCATTGAGAGCAAGCTGAAGGTGCGGGAGGAGATGCTAAAGAAAGACTTTAAGGAGGAAGCTGATAACCTTATGGAAGAAATAAagaatttaaaagatgaaaaggaACGCTCACATGGTGGTAACATATTTAAGGACTATGTGATGCCATTTCTTTGCCCTCTTGTAGAAACGGTTCCCAACCTCCTCATGCAGAGATCAATGATGAAAAGCCTGAAAAAGGGATTGAAACGTTAA